Proteins co-encoded in one Nitrospira sp. genomic window:
- a CDS encoding ABC transporter permease yields MNRVTASASRRAVVWWGRLMVMTRKEMIQLFRDLPIVLFLTYSFTLAILISGNGLRSQLHNASLTVYDADHSLSSRDLIHRFHQPYFRLIGELSHPDEGLRRMDRGSVMVILEIPPRFHEQLAAGEPTAVQLLVDTTNAPQGLSAAGYAGRIVAEFSQDFSSTRIGGSPQAMASLPIVTSEHRVWYNPDQNEAWFESISGLLRTITIFAILLPATAMAREKERGTVEQLLVSPLTPLLIMLPKVLAMTIVILGATAVALFGVMQPAFGVPVRGSVILLFSLTALFTFTTAGMGLFASTITQNQAQVGLLTLLVVAPMLMLSGITTPMEALPDWVNALMLLSPLRYFIEIAYGILLKGAGLDVLWSQAIAMAALGGALFGFGTWRFKRQFQ; encoded by the coding sequence ATGAACAGGGTGACGGCATCAGCTTCTCGGCGCGCCGTCGTGTGGTGGGGACGTCTCATGGTCATGACGCGCAAGGAAATGATACAGTTATTTCGAGATCTGCCGATCGTGTTGTTTTTGACGTATTCTTTTACGCTGGCCATTCTGATCTCGGGTAATGGTCTCAGGTCGCAACTTCACAATGCGAGTCTCACCGTCTACGATGCCGACCACAGTTTGTCGTCGCGTGATCTCATCCACCGGTTTCACCAACCGTATTTTCGTTTGATCGGCGAACTGAGCCATCCCGATGAGGGACTACGTCGGATGGATCGAGGGTCGGTGATGGTCATCCTTGAAATTCCGCCCCGATTTCATGAGCAACTTGCCGCTGGCGAGCCTACGGCGGTCCAATTGTTGGTCGATACCACCAACGCGCCACAAGGCCTCTCCGCCGCAGGTTATGCCGGGCGCATCGTGGCGGAGTTCAGTCAAGACTTCTCGTCGACCCGTATCGGCGGATCGCCTCAGGCTATGGCGAGTCTGCCGATCGTCACAAGCGAACATCGGGTTTGGTACAACCCAGACCAGAACGAAGCTTGGTTCGAGTCCATCTCGGGTCTTTTGCGCACGATCACCATTTTTGCGATTCTGCTGCCCGCCACTGCGATGGCCAGGGAGAAAGAGCGTGGCACGGTGGAGCAGTTGCTGGTGTCGCCGCTGACGCCGCTCTTAATCATGCTGCCCAAAGTATTGGCGATGACTATCGTCATCCTTGGGGCGACGGCGGTGGCGCTCTTCGGCGTCATGCAACCGGCCTTCGGCGTACCGGTGAGAGGCAGCGTGATCCTTTTGTTTTCCCTGACGGCGTTGTTCACATTCACGACAGCCGGCATGGGACTCTTCGCGTCGACGATTACTCAAAACCAAGCACAGGTCGGCTTGCTGACGCTTCTCGTCGTGGCTCCCATGCTTATGCTGTCGGGCATCACAACTCCGATGGAAGCCTTGCCCGACTGGGTCAATGCCCTCATGCTGCTGTCCCCGCTGCGCTATTTCATCGAGATTGCGTATGGGATCCTGTTGAAAGGGGCCGGACTCGACGTGCTTTGGAGCCAGGCGATTGCCATGGCTGCTCTGGGCGGTGCCCTCTTCGGCTTCGGCACGTGGCGGTTCAAACGACAGTTCCAATGA
- a CDS encoding MlaD family protein: MEPKVNYILVGSFVAFLGAAVLVGILWLGKTDYRGSYDRYEAYMKESVAGLSVNSTVKYRGVDVGRIKTIVLNPNNPEEVLLTMDILHGTPIKTDTIAVLETQGLTGLATINLTGGSRDAPSLQAQEGQAYPVINTGPSLFFRLDEAVSRLLSEEGLAQLLVDLGMAARGAAKVLDEDNRATLKRTIKDLSDVAQTIAAHKTQIEQSLNGAARSADNLVKLTASLNAEVPTLLVGINKSIATLGTATDDLARTSKAVGAVVNEARPELQQFTRRTLPEVGLLVTELRQLTGTLSRVARELEREPSSLVFGRKAPSRGPGE; the protein is encoded by the coding sequence ATGGAACCCAAGGTCAACTATATTCTGGTCGGCTCGTTCGTGGCGTTTCTGGGCGCGGCTGTCCTGGTTGGGATTTTGTGGCTAGGGAAGACGGATTACCGTGGCTCTTACGATCGGTACGAGGCCTATATGAAGGAGTCGGTCGCAGGATTGAGCGTCAATTCCACCGTCAAATATCGTGGTGTCGACGTGGGTCGAATCAAGACCATCGTCTTGAATCCCAATAATCCAGAGGAAGTTCTGTTGACCATGGACATTCTGCATGGGACGCCGATCAAGACCGATACGATCGCCGTACTCGAGACGCAGGGGCTCACCGGTCTAGCCACCATCAATTTGACGGGAGGAAGCCGAGATGCTCCCTCGTTGCAGGCCCAGGAGGGACAGGCGTATCCGGTCATCAACACCGGTCCCTCCCTCTTCTTCCGTTTGGATGAAGCCGTCTCTCGGTTACTTTCAGAAGAAGGCCTGGCTCAACTCTTGGTCGATCTTGGTATGGCGGCAAGAGGGGCGGCGAAGGTCCTGGATGAAGACAATCGCGCCACGCTGAAGCGAACGATCAAGGATCTCTCGGATGTGGCACAGACCATTGCGGCCCACAAGACTCAGATCGAGCAAAGCTTGAACGGTGCTGCCAGGAGCGCCGACAATCTGGTCAAGCTGACGGCGTCGTTGAATGCGGAAGTTCCGACCTTGCTCGTCGGCATCAACAAGAGCATTGCGACGCTGGGCACGGCGACGGACGACCTGGCTCGTACGAGCAAGGCCGTTGGAGCGGTCGTCAATGAAGCCCGACCCGAATTACAACAGTTCACCCGACGGACTCTGCCCGAGGTCGGCTTGTTGGTGACGGAGCTTCGGCAGCTCACTGGTACACTGAGCCGTGTGGCGCGGGAGTTGGAGCGAGAGCCGAGCTCGCTGGTGTTTGGACGAAAGGCCCCGTCACGCGGACCGGGGGAATAA
- the ftsH gene encoding ATP-dependent zinc metalloprotease FtsH, whose amino-acid sequence MNKKVSFSIWYVLLAIMAVVIVHDFIHALNKIEELPYSEFKRLVEAGKVAEVSVTSQVLTGKLKPEGESKEQQAFATVRVEDPDLVRELNRHGVTFTGVIESTFWRDLLSWVIPVALFGGIWFFIFRRLGQAQGGFMQVGQSKAKIYMEKDIKVTFADVAGVDEAKEELREVIEFLKTPEKFTKLGGKIPKGILLVGPPGTGKTLLARAVAGEAGVTFFSISGSEFVEMFVGVGAARVRDLFEQAKGKAPCIIFIDELDALGKARGAGPMAHEEREQTLNQLLVEMDGFDPRIGVILMAATNRPEILDPALLRAGRFDRHVVVDRPDKIGRLAILRVHAKQVTLGPDADLENIAAMTPGFSGADLANIINEAALLAVRRGKDQVGISELHEAVERVIAGLEKKNRVLNKMEKERVAYHETGHALVALSVPGSDQVQKISIIPRGVAALGYTLQLPTEDRFLMTKSELENKVAVLLGGRIAEETIFGEASTGAQNDLVKATDIAKSMVKAYGMSEKLGTITLERERQPQFLQLPVASEKGDYSEETAREIDCEVRRIIDEQYGRVRRLLEERKTTLQQGAQLLLEREVITGAELKTILEAT is encoded by the coding sequence ATGAATAAGAAAGTCTCATTTTCCATCTGGTACGTCCTTCTCGCCATCATGGCGGTCGTGATCGTGCACGATTTTATTCACGCCCTGAATAAGATCGAAGAACTTCCGTACAGTGAATTCAAGAGGTTGGTGGAGGCCGGGAAGGTGGCGGAAGTCTCCGTGACCAGTCAAGTGTTGACTGGAAAGTTGAAGCCCGAGGGTGAATCCAAGGAGCAACAAGCCTTTGCGACCGTGCGGGTCGAGGACCCGGATCTCGTCCGTGAGCTCAACCGACATGGAGTGACTTTTACCGGTGTCATTGAATCCACGTTTTGGCGCGATCTCCTGTCATGGGTCATCCCGGTTGCCCTCTTCGGCGGTATCTGGTTCTTCATCTTTCGTCGATTGGGACAGGCTCAGGGTGGCTTTATGCAAGTCGGTCAATCTAAAGCCAAAATCTACATGGAGAAGGATATCAAGGTGACCTTCGCGGATGTCGCCGGAGTCGATGAGGCCAAAGAGGAACTGCGGGAAGTCATTGAGTTCCTGAAGACACCGGAAAAATTCACCAAGCTGGGGGGAAAGATTCCCAAGGGAATCCTGCTGGTCGGCCCACCGGGCACCGGGAAGACCTTGCTGGCCCGCGCCGTGGCCGGTGAAGCCGGCGTGACGTTCTTCAGCATCAGCGGCTCCGAGTTCGTCGAGATGTTCGTAGGCGTCGGCGCGGCACGGGTTCGTGATCTGTTCGAGCAAGCGAAGGGCAAAGCTCCCTGCATCATTTTCATCGATGAGTTGGATGCCTTGGGAAAAGCGCGTGGCGCAGGGCCCATGGCGCACGAGGAACGCGAGCAAACGCTCAACCAGTTGCTGGTCGAGATGGATGGCTTCGATCCTCGCATCGGGGTCATTCTCATGGCGGCGACCAATCGCCCCGAGATTCTTGACCCTGCGTTGCTTCGGGCCGGCCGGTTCGATCGTCATGTGGTGGTGGACCGTCCGGACAAGATCGGTCGCCTCGCCATTCTTCGTGTGCATGCCAAACAGGTGACGCTTGGTCCCGACGCCGATCTCGAAAACATCGCAGCGATGACCCCCGGGTTCTCCGGAGCCGATTTGGCCAACATCATCAATGAGGCGGCGTTGCTGGCGGTACGCCGGGGAAAGGATCAGGTCGGTATTTCTGAATTACACGAGGCGGTCGAACGAGTCATCGCCGGCCTGGAAAAGAAAAATCGTGTCTTGAATAAGATGGAAAAGGAGCGGGTGGCCTACCATGAGACGGGCCATGCACTCGTCGCTCTTTCCGTACCAGGTTCCGATCAGGTGCAAAAGATCTCCATCATTCCTCGCGGCGTGGCGGCACTCGGCTACACGTTGCAACTTCCGACGGAAGACCGGTTTCTGATGACGAAGTCGGAATTGGAGAATAAAGTCGCCGTGCTGCTCGGTGGAAGAATTGCCGAAGAAACCATTTTCGGGGAAGCCTCCACGGGGGCGCAGAACGACCTCGTCAAGGCCACAGACATCGCAAAAAGCATGGTGAAGGCCTACGGAATGAGCGAAAAACTCGGCACCATCACGTTGGAACGGGAGCGACAGCCTCAATTCCTTCAGCTTCCGGTCGCCTCTGAAAAAGGCGATTATTCCGAAGAGACCGCCCGTGAAATAGACTGCGAAGTGAGACGGATCATCGACGAGCAGTACGGCCGAGTGAGGCGATTGCTGGAGGAAAGGAAAACTACGCTCCAACAAGGCGCACAGCTCTTGTTGGAACGAGAAGTGATTACCGGGGCTGAGCTCAAAACCATCCTGGAGGCGACCTGA
- a CDS encoding DUF1207 domain-containing protein: MGRTRLSCDRWIIRLLAIGLLLAGPAYADESNERKPDDTRPRELLDCRYQQGPEQSVDDARSEVLPADDLFRPLLADPQQPQSFALWQSTQSLNEGTSANIGSVGIGGNFGVYTRRKGCNGWQISVLTGVFAQFDLDTSNAELMNVDFNAGIPLTWRQGNWSARLRFYHQSSHVGDEFLGAHPGFKSIGLQFEEVDLIVSYDFQKWVRLYGGGAVKINRQPSTLDRGTIHWGFEARSPTAWARSYAFGLLTNPILFTPVLTADFKSVEAQDWFINTNLLMGFDMSQLVSFRRFRILFNYYYGYNPYGQFFYSQKTESFGVGAYFMF; encoded by the coding sequence ATGGGCCGGACGCGGCTCTCTTGCGATCGGTGGATTATCCGATTGCTCGCCATCGGTTTGTTGCTGGCAGGACCAGCCTATGCGGACGAGTCGAATGAGAGGAAACCGGATGACACGAGGCCAAGGGAGTTGCTGGATTGCCGGTATCAGCAAGGTCCGGAGCAATCCGTTGACGACGCGAGGAGCGAAGTGCTTCCGGCAGACGACCTCTTTCGTCCCCTCTTGGCCGACCCGCAGCAGCCTCAGTCCTTTGCCCTCTGGCAATCCACGCAATCACTCAACGAAGGGACCTCTGCGAACATCGGATCGGTCGGTATTGGAGGGAATTTTGGGGTTTATACCAGGCGCAAGGGATGTAACGGATGGCAGATCAGTGTCCTCACCGGGGTATTCGCGCAGTTTGACTTGGATACGTCGAATGCCGAACTCATGAACGTCGATTTCAATGCCGGCATCCCGCTGACCTGGCGTCAGGGAAACTGGTCTGCGCGCCTACGCTTTTATCACCAGAGCAGTCATGTGGGGGATGAGTTCCTTGGAGCCCACCCAGGCTTTAAGTCGATTGGTCTTCAATTTGAAGAGGTCGACCTGATTGTGTCCTATGATTTCCAGAAATGGGTGCGCCTGTATGGGGGAGGAGCGGTGAAGATCAACCGCCAACCCTCCACGCTCGATCGCGGTACAATACACTGGGGGTTCGAAGCGCGGTCACCAACCGCATGGGCTCGATCCTATGCCTTTGGTCTGCTCACGAATCCGATCCTCTTTACGCCGGTCCTGACGGCGGACTTTAAGTCCGTCGAGGCGCAGGATTGGTTTATCAACACCAATCTGTTGATGGGCTTCGATATGTCTCAGCTCGTTTCCTTTAGGCGGTTTCGGATTCTCTTCAACTACTATTATGGATATAATCCCTATGGGCAATTCTTCTATTCGCAGAAGACCGAATCGTTTGGAGTCGGCGCCTATTTCATGTTTTGA
- a CDS encoding ATP-binding cassette domain-containing protein produces MPSATSIEASVIDVRHVSTKFGQAVVHEDVSLSIRRGEIFAIAGGNGCGKTTLLREIIGLITPSAGTIRLFGIDSRQLEACDVHPIHRRFGVMFQHGALFSSFTLAENVAVPLREHTTLSAGLIRDIVAAKIAMVGLPPDSAVKYPNELSGGMRRRAALARAIVMDPELLFLDEPTAGLDPIIAAGFDDLVLSLKSLLGLTVVMVTHDLDSLWRIANRVAVLGRGTVLGIGTMQELSRSDDPVIREYFQGPRGRAASEQAAWNHEGRRA; encoded by the coding sequence ATGCCCTCTGCCACGAGCATCGAAGCATCGGTGATCGACGTGAGGCACGTCTCGACGAAGTTTGGACAGGCTGTCGTGCATGAGGACGTGAGTTTGTCTATTCGTCGGGGCGAAATCTTCGCGATCGCGGGCGGCAACGGGTGCGGCAAGACCACGTTGTTGCGGGAAATCATCGGCCTGATCACACCGTCGGCGGGAACAATCCGGCTGTTCGGAATAGACAGCCGGCAATTGGAAGCGTGTGATGTTCATCCCATCCATCGCCGGTTCGGTGTGATGTTCCAGCATGGCGCACTGTTCAGTTCGTTCACCCTGGCGGAGAATGTTGCCGTGCCCTTGCGCGAGCATACGACGCTGAGTGCCGGATTGATCCGCGACATCGTCGCCGCCAAAATTGCGATGGTGGGATTACCGCCGGACAGTGCCGTGAAATATCCCAACGAACTCAGCGGAGGGATGCGGAGAAGGGCCGCGCTCGCCCGAGCGATCGTCATGGACCCGGAGTTGTTGTTTCTCGACGAGCCGACGGCCGGGCTCGATCCGATCATCGCCGCAGGATTCGATGATCTCGTCCTCTCCTTGAAGAGTCTCTTAGGGCTGACGGTGGTGATGGTGACACACGACCTGGATTCATTGTGGCGGATCGCCAATCGTGTGGCAGTGCTCGGTCGTGGAACGGTGTTAGGCATCGGCACTATGCAGGAGTTGTCTCGATCGGACGACCCCGTCATCCGTGAATACTTCCAAGGTCCACGCGGAAGGGCGGCGAGCGAACAGGCGGCCTGGAACCACGAGGGGCGCCGCGCGTGA
- a CDS encoding universal stress protein yields MNDLLINRILVATDFSACARRAVEYGMCVARAWSAHVDVLYVVEESRRLEFDAPFLDPLLEERRKEAERLLGDLAARVKQEGLNVDWHLREGIPSEQIGQTALEQRADLVVVGTHGRTGLDHIMLGSTAERVIKQAPCPTLTVRVAPIHGEKDVDVPPCIRHVLVPVDFSSPSLDALEYAIQVVERFGARLTIVHVLEPIYFDLELGLGRIEQEVQKRTHWEIQLDGLAQVVRGRGLAAGSVVLGGIPSESIVTYARGQSCDLIVMGTHGRRGLTRLRYGSVAESVLRQAPCPVLTVRSPKFTANHSRMMPLSVAEP; encoded by the coding sequence ATGAACGACCTGTTGATTAATCGGATCCTCGTCGCCACGGATTTCTCCGCCTGTGCGAGGCGTGCCGTTGAATACGGCATGTGTGTCGCCCGCGCCTGGTCTGCTCATGTGGACGTACTCTACGTGGTCGAGGAGTCGCGGAGGTTGGAGTTCGACGCGCCGTTCCTTGATCCGCTGCTGGAGGAGCGACGGAAGGAGGCGGAGCGGCTCTTGGGTGATCTGGCGGCTCGCGTGAAACAGGAAGGGCTGAACGTGGATTGGCATCTGCGCGAAGGCATTCCCAGCGAGCAGATCGGGCAGACTGCGCTCGAACAACGTGCCGACCTTGTCGTCGTCGGCACCCATGGGAGGACCGGACTGGACCATATCATGCTGGGCAGCACGGCTGAGCGCGTCATCAAGCAGGCTCCTTGTCCGACGCTGACGGTTCGGGTCGCCCCTATTCATGGCGAAAAGGATGTGGACGTACCGCCATGCATCCGGCATGTGCTGGTGCCGGTCGACTTCTCGAGTCCGTCCCTCGATGCGTTGGAGTATGCGATTCAGGTGGTCGAGCGCTTTGGAGCCAGACTCACGATCGTCCATGTGTTGGAACCGATCTACTTCGACCTGGAATTGGGGTTGGGCCGGATCGAGCAGGAGGTCCAGAAGCGGACGCACTGGGAGATCCAACTTGACGGTCTTGCGCAGGTGGTGAGGGGGCGTGGTCTGGCGGCAGGGTCGGTTGTGCTCGGGGGGATTCCATCGGAGTCGATCGTGACCTATGCTCGTGGGCAGAGTTGCGATTTGATCGTCATGGGCACCCACGGACGGCGTGGGTTGACGCGTTTGCGGTACGGCAGCGTGGCTGAATCCGTGCTTCGGCAGGCTCCCTGTCCCGTGCTCACGGTCCGAAGCCCGAAGTTCACCGCTAACCACAGCCGCATGATGCCGCTGTCGGTGGCAGAGCCATAA
- a CDS encoding ABC transporter permease has protein sequence MSLKRVATVASKEWREMVRDRMFVLLAFLLPVLWMLVFGYGLVLDVEKIPFVVVDRDHSSLSRDYLYRFTTSRYFDFKGSLVGEAEADDWLESGKARAVIVVPEKFGERLVAGQPVAVQTLIDGTFPLRTDITKGYVIAINGAFSADLLSDHVARMQGVSRAHAEILARPIKLEIRYLYNEEVRSSWSTIPALVMFSLMLAPPLLTALGIVREKESGSIYNIYSATVGKVEYLAGKLAPYVVVSFMNAVVLWLLATLWFGVPFKGNVGLFLVSALLFVLTSTGIGLLVSIMVDTQIAALIVTMVISILPTILFSGLIVPVSSLSPGAWIQAHFFPGMYFTNIVRGTFLKGVGLDVLWPDVLALALYAAALRLVGYRLFSKRPRS, from the coding sequence ATGAGTCTGAAGCGTGTCGCAACGGTGGCATCGAAGGAGTGGCGCGAGATGGTGCGGGATCGGATGTTCGTCCTCCTGGCGTTCCTGCTGCCGGTTTTATGGATGCTGGTGTTCGGCTACGGTCTTGTCCTCGACGTAGAGAAGATCCCATTCGTCGTGGTTGACCGCGACCACAGTTCGTTGAGCCGCGACTATCTCTATCGCTTTACGACTTCCCGTTATTTCGACTTCAAAGGTTCGCTCGTCGGTGAAGCCGAGGCGGATGACTGGTTGGAAAGTGGCAAAGCCCGCGCCGTCATCGTCGTCCCCGAGAAATTTGGGGAACGTCTGGTCGCCGGCCAGCCGGTCGCTGTGCAAACGCTGATCGATGGGACCTTCCCTCTTCGGACCGACATTACGAAGGGGTACGTCATCGCCATCAATGGTGCATTCAGCGCGGACCTGCTCTCGGATCACGTGGCGCGGATGCAGGGAGTCTCCCGAGCGCACGCCGAAATTCTCGCGCGCCCGATCAAGCTGGAAATCCGCTACCTCTATAACGAAGAGGTGCGGAGCTCCTGGTCGACCATTCCGGCGCTCGTAATGTTCTCCTTGATGCTCGCGCCGCCGCTGTTGACGGCGCTCGGAATCGTGCGGGAAAAGGAATCCGGGTCCATCTATAACATCTACAGCGCCACTGTCGGCAAGGTTGAATATCTCGCAGGGAAGCTCGCTCCCTATGTCGTCGTGTCGTTCATGAACGCAGTGGTCCTCTGGCTGCTTGCGACTCTGTGGTTCGGAGTGCCCTTCAAGGGCAATGTGGGACTTTTTCTGGTATCAGCGCTGCTGTTTGTGTTGACGAGCACAGGGATCGGGTTGCTCGTCTCGATCATGGTCGACACGCAAATCGCCGCGTTGATCGTGACCATGGTCATCAGCATTCTGCCGACGATTCTTTTCTCCGGACTGATCGTGCCGGTCTCCTCCCTCAGCCCCGGCGCCTGGATCCAGGCACATTTCTTCCCAGGCATGTATTTCACGAACATCGTTCGGGGAACTTTCTTAAAAGGCGTCGGACTGGACGTGTTGTGGCCTGATGTCCTGGCATTGGCTCTGTATGCAGCGGCCTTACGGCTCGTGGGATACCGTTTGTTTTCCAAGAGGCCCCGATCATGA
- a CDS encoding ABC-type transport auxiliary lipoprotein family protein: protein MMNYRLAHVACALLALTAGCLSPRTDSSHIHTYQLSLDGWPSEARPGKLDGPVLLVSQPQAEPGFETQRMVYVKRPYELEYYAVNQWADTPVRMFAPLMVQALNQNDAWRAVIPLPSSVRGDYRLDTHGFLLQQEFLQQPSRVRVVVRTQLVDLKGATILSTRAFEVVENATSENPYGGVQAANRAVASLLNQLNSWLGECVRRSPECGR, encoded by the coding sequence ATGATGAACTATCGATTGGCACATGTTGCCTGTGCGCTGCTGGCGTTGACGGCTGGTTGCTTGTCGCCTCGCACGGATTCTTCGCATATCCATACCTATCAATTGAGCCTTGATGGGTGGCCCAGCGAGGCCCGGCCCGGCAAGCTTGACGGTCCTGTGCTGCTCGTGAGTCAGCCTCAAGCCGAGCCCGGATTTGAAACGCAGCGCATGGTGTATGTCAAGCGGCCGTACGAACTGGAGTACTACGCGGTGAATCAATGGGCCGACACACCGGTGCGCATGTTCGCTCCGTTGATGGTTCAGGCGCTCAATCAGAATGATGCGTGGCGTGCCGTGATTCCACTACCGAGCTCGGTCCGCGGAGACTATCGTCTTGATACGCACGGATTTCTGTTACAGCAGGAATTTCTCCAACAACCCAGTCGTGTGAGGGTGGTGGTCCGAACGCAGCTGGTCGACCTGAAAGGGGCGACGATCTTGAGTACGCGGGCTTTTGAGGTCGTGGAGAATGCCACGAGCGAGAATCCCTATGGGGGTGTGCAGGCTGCCAATCGAGCGGTTGCAAGTTTGCTCAATCAACTCAACTCATGGCTTGGAGAATGCGTTCGGCGCTCGCCGGAATGCGGTCGCTGA
- a CDS encoding GreA/GreB family elongation factor, producing MEPTAIPDNVVTMNSQVRLKDMETGEAKNYTLVFPSDADIEKNRISILAPIGTAILGYRVGDTVDWLVPAGTRKVRIEEVLYQPEAAGRYDL from the coding sequence GTGGAGCCCACCGCGATTCCTGATAACGTGGTCACGATGAATTCTCAAGTTCGCCTCAAGGATATGGAGACGGGCGAGGCGAAAAATTATACCCTTGTGTTCCCGTCCGATGCGGATATTGAGAAGAATCGAATCTCGATTCTTGCTCCCATCGGCACCGCCATCCTCGGCTACAGGGTGGGTGACACGGTGGACTGGCTTGTGCCGGCCGGGACACGCAAGGTGCGGATCGAAGAAGTTCTCTATCAGCCCGAAGCAGCCGGCCGTTATGATTTGTAA
- a CDS encoding 4'-phosphopantetheinyl transferase superfamily protein yields the protein MPNNEGDVGVHGNNVLISFLSIERLADTIPLDPTRLDENAVHLWGIELDGSQRCLERCTGWLDEVERHRAARLVREDLRQRYVLAHGGLRAVLSRYLGVDPNVIALNRSATGKPFLTKELRDRSAITFNLSHAHDRALIAVSKAQEVGVDLEFVRADIEVENLSKRFFTRSEHTAVMQVPEERRATRFFRYWVAKEALLKTQGIGLRGLPDCEIFLEGDAGDTEVRARLGAQFSITLRVRVLHCENGWEAAVAAQTLDSVRQCGPEEQ from the coding sequence TTGCCGAATAACGAAGGCGATGTCGGTGTTCACGGTAACAATGTGCTGATTTCGTTCCTGTCCATTGAGCGCCTCGCCGATACAATACCGCTCGATCCTACCCGTCTTGATGAGAATGCCGTTCATCTCTGGGGGATCGAACTCGACGGATCCCAACGCTGTTTGGAGCGATGCACGGGCTGGTTGGATGAGGTCGAGCGGCACCGAGCGGCCCGCCTAGTCCGGGAGGATCTCCGGCAGCGCTACGTGCTGGCTCACGGTGGACTCAGGGCAGTGCTGAGTCGGTACCTTGGAGTCGATCCGAATGTGATCGCGCTGAATCGCAGTGCAACAGGCAAACCCTTCCTGACGAAGGAACTACGAGATCGGTCGGCGATCACCTTCAATTTGTCCCATGCCCATGACCGCGCGCTCATTGCCGTCTCCAAAGCGCAGGAGGTGGGAGTCGATCTTGAGTTCGTTCGCGCGGATATCGAGGTTGAGAATCTATCCAAGCGCTTTTTTACTCGCTCTGAACATACGGCCGTCATGCAGGTTCCCGAGGAGCGGCGCGCCACGAGATTCTTCCGCTACTGGGTCGCCAAAGAGGCGCTGCTCAAGACACAAGGTATCGGCCTTCGGGGACTGCCTGACTGCGAGATCTTCCTTGAGGGAGACGCAGGCGACACAGAGGTTCGGGCCAGATTGGGTGCGCAGTTCTCGATTACGTTGCGGGTTCGTGTTCTCCATTGTGAAAATGGATGGGAAGCAGCGGTGGCTGCTCAAACGTTAGACTCGGTTCGACAGTGCGGTCCGGAAGAGCAGTAA
- a CDS encoding ABC transporter permease: MAGRVKATDGVNQVEEATISVKDNVIHCRGSWTLPHLSQLERGGRALRWPETSTVLYDAGEVTAMDTGGALILHRCIDGVRRKGQETTLQGLKPEFAELLEMVESQWAQLERRAPVRRSGWIDRVAGALRSRRTATIRALAFVGESTIAFGRALMRPRSIRWRTLLRIVELDGVRALPITGLLTFLVGVVIAYQGAEQLRKFGTNIFIVDLVGISLLREIAPLIVAILIAGRSGSAYAAEIGTMKVTEELDAVRTLGISPMNLLVLPRALALVIALPLLTVYADVVGVFGGMLIALGELNVSFVEFITRFEEAVPVRHFLIGLGKAPFFAAIIALVGCYQGFQIRGGVDDVGRHTTISVVQGIFGVIVFDAICSILLNWWDL, translated from the coding sequence ATGGCGGGAAGAGTCAAGGCGACCGATGGAGTGAACCAGGTGGAAGAGGCAACCATCTCTGTGAAAGATAATGTGATCCATTGCCGAGGGTCTTGGACGCTTCCACACTTGTCTCAATTGGAACGTGGAGGCCGAGCGCTCCGATGGCCTGAAACCTCCACCGTCCTCTACGATGCCGGCGAAGTGACCGCTATGGATACGGGCGGCGCGCTCATCCTGCACCGCTGCATCGACGGCGTACGACGCAAGGGCCAGGAGACCACCCTCCAAGGGTTGAAACCTGAATTCGCCGAATTGCTTGAGATGGTGGAGTCGCAATGGGCCCAACTCGAGCGTCGAGCCCCCGTCCGTCGGTCGGGGTGGATCGATCGCGTGGCGGGCGCGCTGCGGTCTCGTCGCACGGCCACGATTCGCGCACTCGCATTCGTCGGAGAAAGCACCATCGCGTTCGGTCGAGCGCTGATGCGGCCACGTTCCATTCGATGGCGGACGCTCTTGCGGATCGTGGAACTGGACGGCGTGCGGGCCTTGCCGATCACAGGCCTGCTGACGTTTCTGGTCGGTGTCGTGATCGCCTATCAGGGCGCGGAACAGCTCCGTAAGTTCGGCACGAACATTTTTATCGTGGATCTGGTCGGCATCTCGCTGTTGCGCGAAATCGCTCCGTTGATCGTAGCAATCCTCATCGCCGGTCGTTCGGGATCCGCCTATGCGGCTGAGATCGGCACCATGAAGGTGACGGAAGAATTGGATGCGGTGCGGACATTGGGCATCTCGCCCATGAATTTGCTCGTGTTGCCTCGAGCGCTGGCCTTGGTCATCGCTCTGCCTCTGTTAACAGTGTACGCAGATGTGGTGGGCGTGTTCGGCGGCATGCTGATTGCCCTGGGTGAGCTCAACGTGAGTTTCGTAGAGTTTATCACTCGCTTCGAGGAAGCCGTTCCTGTGCGGCATTTTCTGATCGGCTTGGGGAAGGCGCCGTTCTTTGCGGCGATCATCGCGTTGGTGGGCTGTTATCAAGGATTCCAGATTCGAGGCGGTGTGGACGATGTCGGCCGACACACCACCATCAGTGTCGTGCAGGGGATTTTTGGGGTGATCGTGTTCGACGCGATCTGCAGCATCCTGCTCAATTGGTGGGATTTATAG